In Candidatus Zymogenus saltonus, the genomic stretch CTTGAGGCACGCCCCGTTCTGGCTGTGGATACAAGACCTCTCGGAGAAGGATCCTTATTACGTGACTCCCATCGTCATGGGGCTCTCATATTTTCTCCAGCAGAAGCTCACACCCACCGGCGCCGATCCCACCCAGCAGAAGATTATGCTCATGATGCCGATTGTCTTTACGGTCATCTTCCTCAACCTCCCTTCGGGATTGGTGCTCTATTTTCTCGTGAGCAACATCTTGTCAATAGCCCAGCAGCTTGTGACAAACAAGATAGTAAAGGATTAAGGTTCCGTAATGGATTCTAACGATCACGCAGGACAGAACGAGGATTTGGGCATAGTCGTAACCGGCGTCGACCTCGAGGACGCCCTTAAAAGCGCGGCGGGTCAACTCGGATTGGATCGGAACAGCATGGAGTATCGGGTTATAGATTCGGGAGCGGGGGGAATCTTCGGGCTTCTGGGCAAGAAAAAGATCACCATCAGGGCGTGGGAGGCCGACTCCCAGAGGGCATTAAGAGACGCAATAGAGTTCCTGTCCGAGATATTGAGAAAGATGAAAATAGGCGCCAGGGTTGAGGGCGTCGAGGACGAAGACGGATTGAATCTCAATATCAGGGGGGAATCGGAAGGTTTAGTCATCGGAAGGCGGGGACAGACGCTGGACGCCCTTCAGTACATCACAAATAGATACATTCAGCGAATCCACGAGGGGAGGATACGGGTGGTCATCGACAGCGAGGGATACAGGAGCCGTCGTGAGCAATCGATCAGGAAGATAGCCATAAGCCTCGGCAAAAAGGCAAAGAGGCTCGGGAAACCGGTTGCGGCCGAGCCTATGGGCTCCGTGGAGAGAAGGCTCTTTCACCTGGCACTGAAGACGGATAAAGAGCTCAAGACGGAGAGCCGGGGGGAGGGCGAGAAGAGAAAGGTCATAATCTATCCGGTCAAGAGATAAGGGTCTTCAATCTTCGATCAACTTCATCTTGGCATCAGACTTCAGACCGATTTGCCATTTCAGCGGGGGCTGCGGAATTTTTGACGAGGGAATATCTTTTTAGAATCAAGAGATCTAAGATAAAAGCCTACGGCCCATAGCAATCAATAGCAATGTCCGATGTCGTCTTTTTTATCACGGCTAAAAAAACTCAAAAGCTCAATATAAGATTACACCCCGGGAGATATTCTTCGACTTATAAATTCGCTTCCAACTTTTCCATAACAGCCTTTCTTTTAAATAAATGAACAGAGATTTTGACCGAAAGATCGATGCCGACACAATTGTCGCGGTGGCGACGCCCTGGGGAGAGGGTGCAATAGGGGTGGTCCGTCTCAGCGGCCCCGATTCCCTCTCCATTGGGAAAAAGCTCTTCAGATTTATCCAAAAGCCTCAAAAAATCGAAACCCACAGGATGTACCTCGGCGACGTCCTCGACTCCAACGGGAAGGCGATCGACCGCGCCCTTTTTGTCTTCATGGAATCGCCCAGCTCCTACACCGGGGAAGACGTCGTGGAGCTCCAGTGTCACGGCGGCCCCCTCCTCTTAGAGTCGGTGGTATTGGGAGCCGTGTCCGCGGGGGCGCGTCCCGCCGAAAACGGGGAGTTCACGAGGCGGGCCTTTATGAACGGGAAGCTCGATCTCGCCCAGGCGGAGGCGGTGCTGGACATTATCACCTCCGTCACAGAGAGGGGCCTTCTGGTCTCGGCGGGCCAGCTCTTCGGCGGGCTCTCCGGAGAGATCGAGGATATGAAGGAGGCGCTGGTTCTGCTCCTCGCCGACGTGGAGGCCTCAATAGACTTCCCGGACGAGGAGACCGAGATAATATCCCGGGAGGTCGTCATAAAAGAGTCGGAGCGTATCCTGAAGAGGATAGAAGAACTCCTCTCCACATACCGCCGGGGGAGGATGCTGAAAGAGGGCGCGAGCGTGGTCATTCTCGGGTGTCCCAACGTGGGGAAGTCGAGCCTGATGAACAGGCTTCTGGGGGCGGATCGGGCCATCGTAACGGCCGAGCCCGGAACGACCAGAGATACCGTCTGGGACTTTACCAGAATTAACGGCATCCCGCTCAAGATCGTCGACACGTGCGGCATCCGGGAGGTCCTGGGCGAAGCGGAGCGGGAGGGGGTCAGAAGGGCATGGGAGGCGGTCTCGGGGGCCGACATAATCCTCCTTGTGATCGACGTGACATCGGAAATCGGCAATGAGGAGGAGAGGATGATCTATCTCATCGAGGGCGGGGGGGCCGTAAAGGAGGGAGTCGCAACCCTCGTCGTCCTGAACAAGGTCGATCTCCTCGATGTCAATGAACCGGAGGGAAAGGAAGATATGCGTATAAACGAGATGGAAGACCTCCCCTTTCCCTATCTCTTCACCTCAGCTCTGACGGGCCGGGGGATAGACGATTTGAGATCGGAGATCAGGAGGCTCCTCCTCGATGAGGCGGGGGGAGGCGGGGCCGCTTCCGACAGGATAATCATAAACAACGCGAGACACCTTGAGGCCCTCTTGGGCGCAAGGAGATCCCTAACAGAGATATTAAACGGGGAAAATATCTACGGCCCGGGGGAAGGGAGGATCAAAAGACGTTTTGAGCCGGAGCTACTGGCTGTGGACATCCGCGGTGCGTTGACATCCCTTAAGGAGATTACTGGAGAGGTAGGAGCCGAAGATGTGCTCGACGCCATTTTCTCCCGATTCTGCGTCGGCAAATAGGGGCATTGATTATTCAAGGCATTTCGGGGGGCAATTGTTTCACGTGAAACAATTGCCCCTTTTTTTCGACGGATCGCCCCCCGGGAGTGTTTCACGTGAAACGTTTCGGCAATTTAATTCCTTATCGGCAAGACAAGCAGGGGATTTTTTTCAAATTATTGTCATTTTTATCTTATTATGTTCCATTTTCCACTTCCGATATTTAGAACTTTGTGATATATTACTTCGTATTTTTCGATCTCAATTCAATTCTGTATCAGGCTTAAATACAATATGGCAGCAAAGGTAATTTGTATTGCAAACCAAAAAGGGGGGGTGGGAAAGACCACCACCGCCGTTAACCTCTCCGCCTCTCTGGCTGCGGCGGAGAGAAAGACCCTCGTCATCGATATCGATCCTCAGGCCAACGCCGGGAGCGGGCTCGGAGTCGACAAGAACGAGGTCCGTGAGAGCATCTACCAGGTCCTTATTGAAAAAACCTCCATATCGAAGATATTATTGAAGCCGAAAAGGGAGCTCCCCTTCCTGATGCTCGCCCCCTCGAACACCGACCTGATCGGAGCGGAGATAGAACTTGTCGGGGCTATCGGCAGGGAGCAAAAATTGAAGTCGGGGATCGAAGAGATATTGGACAGATTCGATTATGTCTTGATAGACTGCCCGCCCTCCCTGGGACTTCTAACCGTAAATTCCCTCACGGCGGCACACAGCATCATCATCCCCCTGCAGTGCGAATACTTCGCCCTGGAGGGGTTGGGTCAGCTATTAAACACCATAAACATTATCAGAAAGAATATAAACAAACAACTCGTCATCGAGGGTATCCTCCTCACAATGTTCGACTCAAGAAACAACCTGTCCCATCAGGTTCAGGAGGAGGTGACAAAACATTTCGGCAAACAGGTCTTTAAAAGCGTTATTCCAAGAAACGTTAGTCTCTCGGAATGCTCGAGCTTTGGGCTGCCCATCATCCTCTATGACATCAACTCGAAGGGGGCAATGAGCTACCTGGAGCTCACTCAGGAAATTATTCGGAGAGAGAGATAATGGCAAAGAGAAAGGCACTTGGGAAGGGACTCTCCGCGCTCATTCCGGACGCCGCACCGGTGGAAGAGTTCATCGAAAAGGGAGTGGGAAAGGTCACCCATGGAGATCTCTTTACGGTAAAGGTGGGGGACATTATCCCCAATCGTTATCAGCCCAGGAAGGACTTCGATGACGAAAAGATAGAGGAGCTTGCCGCCTCCGTCGAAGAGAATGGGATTATCCAACCCCTTATTGTCAGAAGCTCAGAAGACGGCTACGAGCTCATCGCCGGAGAGCGTAGGCTCAGGGCTGCAAAGAGGGCGGGCCTCGAGCGCGTTCCCGTGGTGATCAAGGATGTATCAGACTCCGAGATCCTACAGCTGGCATTAATCGAAAATATCCAGAGGGAAGACCTCAATCCGATCGAGGAGGCCAACGCCTATCTTAGGCTGATCGAGGAATTCGATATTACCCAGGAGAATTTGGCCGGGCGCGTGGGCAAGGACAGGTCCACCATAGCAAACACCTTGAGGCTCCTTTCCCTTCCCGATGTCGTAAAGGAGGATGTGGCAAGGGGAGTCCTTTCCTCCGGTCACGCAAGGGCTTTACTTTCCCTAAACGACGAGAGGTCGATCCTCAAGGCGAGGGAAAGGGTCACGTCCAAGGGGATGTCCGTGAGGGAGACGGAGTCTTTGGTTAAGAGAATGAAAGAGGGCGAGCCTGAAAAATTGGCGAGGGAGGTAGATCACCTTCTCCTGGACATCGAAGACGAGCTTACCCGGACCCTCGGAACAAGAGTAAAGATCGTCTCCAGGGGAGCCGGCGGGAAGATAGAGATAGAGTATTATTCAGACCAGGAACTGGAGAGATTGACGGATATCTTGAAATCTTGAACCGTTAAATGAACCTATTTTTTCGGTCTAATTCAGGTTTTCCGGCGGAACGGTAAGGTGCGAATATATATTTTTTTTGTTCGGTTTTTTTATTTTAAAACTTCTGTTGGGGGATAATATCATGTTTGGAAAAGTCAAGATCATCGGCGGCAAGAAACCGGAAAGCTTCGACAAGACATCCGAGCTTAACGCTTTTTTGGGGGAGGGAACTAGCTTCGAGGGATCCCTTTCCTTTGAGGGAACGGTAAGGGTGGAGGGAAAGCTTAAGGGCGATATCTTCGCAAAGGACATCCTTATCGTTGGGCACAACGGCAAGGTAGAGGGCGAGATCGAGGTCGACACGATTATCATCAACGGCCTTGTAAAGGGAAATATCAGGGCCGCCAGAAGGGTGGAAATCTCACCGCCCGGGAGGTTCTACGGCGAGATCGAAACCCCCACTTTTGTCATACACGAGGGGGGCATCTTTGAAGGCAACTGCAGGATGGAGCGGATAAAGGATGAGCTTACGGCGACCAAGTTTTCAACATCGCTGAGGGAGACGGGCCACTACATGGTCAAGGAAGTAAACAAGAGTAACAGCGGCGGCTCCACCCACTGACGGTTGACTCAATCCCGTTCTATTTGCCCGTTATTTTTACTCTTTTTTTAAAAATTCCCCTTGACATAAAAAAGGGCATATGGTAAATTCTCTGTTGAATGACTATTCATTCATTTATTGTAACCGTTTCTTTGGGTAATATAAAAAGTGCTGGAACTTAATTTCACATTCTTTATACAGATGATAAACTTCCTCGCCTTTGTCCTCGTGATAAACTGGCTCCTGGTAAAGCCTATACTTAGAGTCCTCGATGAAAGGAGGAACAGGGTAGAGGGAAACGAAGAAGAGTCGGAGCGCCTTCTGGCGGAGTCGGAAAGGATATTTAACGAGTACCAAACAGCCCTCAAAGAGGCAAGAATCGAAGCAAGCAGGGAGAAAGAGCGTTTGAGATCCGAAGGGATCGAAAGGGAATCCGAAATTATTAAGACAGCCAAAGAAGAGTCCAAGAATATGACGGATAAGCTTAAAGAGGAGATCGCAAAGGAATCGGAAATGGCCTTAGCCAAGATGAAAAATGAAGCCGATGTCCTCTCTAAAGTGATCGCCGAGAAGATCCTCGAAAGGGAGATTTAAAATGAACCTGAAGATAAAACTCACTCGCTCCCTTACCGTTCTGATAATCTTTGCAGTAGTCTCCATCTCCTTGGCCCTCTATACGACGCTTCTCGCCAACGGCGTGGTATCCATCGATGCCATGCAAAATGTCGCCTTCCTGAAAAAATTTGCCCTTTCGCTTGAAAGCGACATTAACAGATTCGAGGACTTCGCATGGAGAATAGCCAACTTCTCTATTTTGATCATCATATTGCACGTTGTCCTTACAGAAAAGATTATCGATTTCTTCTCGAACAGAAAAAAGGCCATCCGCGAGGCCCTCGATGACGCGGCGGAATCCAAGATTAACGCCGAAAAGAGGTACCAAGAGATTACCGCAAAGTTTTCAAAGGTTAAGAAAGAGGTCGAAGAGCTCAGGACAACCTTTCTCGAAGAGGGGAAAAGGGAGCGTCAACGGCTGATTGAAACCGCCGCCAAGGAGGCGGAGAAGATTCGACTTATGGCCGAAAAGAGTATTGAACATGAGCTGATCATGGCAAAGCAGGCCATCAAGACCGAGACCGTTGATTTGGCCTTAAGTATCGCGGAACAGATACTGAAAAAGAATATCAAGAAAAAAGACATCTCGAGAATGACCAACGAATATATTGAAAACACTATTAGTGAAAAGACTG encodes the following:
- the mnmE gene encoding tRNA uridine-5-carboxymethylaminomethyl(34) synthesis GTPase MnmE, whose translation is MNRDFDRKIDADTIVAVATPWGEGAIGVVRLSGPDSLSIGKKLFRFIQKPQKIETHRMYLGDVLDSNGKAIDRALFVFMESPSSYTGEDVVELQCHGGPLLLESVVLGAVSAGARPAENGEFTRRAFMNGKLDLAQAEAVLDIITSVTERGLLVSAGQLFGGLSGEIEDMKEALVLLLADVEASIDFPDEETEIISREVVIKESERILKRIEELLSTYRRGRMLKEGASVVILGCPNVGKSSLMNRLLGADRAIVTAEPGTTRDTVWDFTRINGIPLKIVDTCGIREVLGEAEREGVRRAWEAVSGADIILLVIDVTSEIGNEEERMIYLIEGGGAVKEGVATLVVLNKVDLLDVNEPEGKEDMRINEMEDLPFPYLFTSALTGRGIDDLRSEIRRLLLDEAGGGGAASDRIIINNARHLEALLGARRSLTEILNGENIYGPGEGRIKRRFEPELLAVDIRGALTSLKEITGEVGAEDVLDAIFSRFCVGK
- a CDS encoding ATP synthase F0 subunit B produces the protein MLELNFTFFIQMINFLAFVLVINWLLVKPILRVLDERRNRVEGNEEESERLLAESERIFNEYQTALKEARIEASREKERLRSEGIERESEIIKTAKEESKNMTDKLKEEIAKESEMALAKMKNEADVLSKVIAEKILEREI
- a CDS encoding polymer-forming cytoskeletal protein, coding for MFGKVKIIGGKKPESFDKTSELNAFLGEGTSFEGSLSFEGTVRVEGKLKGDIFAKDILIVGHNGKVEGEIEVDTIIINGLVKGNIRAARRVEISPPGRFYGEIETPTFVIHEGGIFEGNCRMERIKDELTATKFSTSLRETGHYMVKEVNKSNSGGSTH
- a CDS encoding KH domain-containing protein: MDSNDHAGQNEDLGIVVTGVDLEDALKSAAGQLGLDRNSMEYRVIDSGAGGIFGLLGKKKITIRAWEADSQRALRDAIEFLSEILRKMKIGARVEGVEDEDGLNLNIRGESEGLVIGRRGQTLDALQYITNRYIQRIHEGRIRVVIDSEGYRSRREQSIRKIAISLGKKAKRLGKPVAAEPMGSVERRLFHLALKTDKELKTESRGEGEKRKVIIYPVKR
- a CDS encoding ParA family protein, whose amino-acid sequence is MAAKVICIANQKGGVGKTTTAVNLSASLAAAERKTLVIDIDPQANAGSGLGVDKNEVRESIYQVLIEKTSISKILLKPKRELPFLMLAPSNTDLIGAEIELVGAIGREQKLKSGIEEILDRFDYVLIDCPPSLGLLTVNSLTAAHSIIIPLQCEYFALEGLGQLLNTINIIRKNINKQLVIEGILLTMFDSRNNLSHQVQEEVTKHFGKQVFKSVIPRNVSLSECSSFGLPIILYDINSKGAMSYLELTQEIIRRER
- a CDS encoding ParB/RepB/Spo0J family partition protein is translated as MAKRKALGKGLSALIPDAAPVEEFIEKGVGKVTHGDLFTVKVGDIIPNRYQPRKDFDDEKIEELAASVEENGIIQPLIVRSSEDGYELIAGERRLRAAKRAGLERVPVVIKDVSDSEILQLALIENIQREDLNPIEEANAYLRLIEEFDITQENLAGRVGKDRSTIANTLRLLSLPDVVKEDVARGVLSSGHARALLSLNDERSILKARERVTSKGMSVRETESLVKRMKEGEPEKLAREVDHLLLDIEDELTRTLGTRVKIVSRGAGGKIEIEYYSDQELERLTDILKS
- a CDS encoding ATP synthase F0 subunit B, translated to MNLKIKLTRSLTVLIIFAVVSISLALYTTLLANGVVSIDAMQNVAFLKKFALSLESDINRFEDFAWRIANFSILIIILHVVLTEKIIDFFSNRKKAIREALDDAAESKINAEKRYQEITAKFSKVKKEVEELRTTFLEEGKRERQRLIETAAKEAEKIRLMAEKSIEHELIMAKQAIKTETVDLALSIAEQILKKNIKKKDISRMTNEYIENTISEKTAKLT